Proteins encoded by one window of Candidatus Zixiibacteriota bacterium:
- a CDS encoding tetratricopeptide repeat protein, protein MRPIREARAAGAPAAPLQLPRDWPTRLAQAEACLRRGEAEQALEALDGGGDTLPAEPAAKSRLFRLRALARWRRDDALTAEEEARRALAIDPESLDAHYILCRVAARLREYAEAEAAAERYIEAFRRAFQADGRGDEYTGDYRCLSQVLEIQGQAALARGDRAAATTAFERAIKADPGHQAPYLSLAEAYRRDGRRDEACAAVERGLRACARTDELRMLAETLVARPTVSACLIVRNEEELLPGCLASIRDWVDEIIVVDTGSTDRTAAIAQEYGAKVFHQAWEGDFAKHRNYSLAQATGDWILVIDADERFSEADVPAIRRYLDDPRARAIAVNILNAAGAHGELTTFLPSVRLFRRELGLRYEGIVHNQLLLDPAEPVVRAAATIEHLGYALAPEKMRAKAERTLTLLERQLREDPDNAFALFNTAQVLLGLGAPADEATAQRIMDAARRATELTDPSAPGERHIHLMATYQRALACYLTGAYDEARQQALRALALKDDYLDPMLLLGHVHLRTGEPEQAEESYRAYLEAQAAYDPSAERDEIIVVHLRSRHAAWYGLGMAAEARADYERARECYEQAAADGGDFLDVHLRMGHLHLAAGRLAEAGQCFARQLAAEPQMAAALVGQALVLRESGRERAGELLMARALEVAGTKGADLAAQAALLLRYDAREQAARFAVAAAATGSLDRAGRRAAAEICFKAGQYQPAAELYEALAAEGEPDSDLYNDLAGCFYKTGDLEQAEHWYGRALELAPESAAVLRNLGLTRVRQGRPAEAIAALERSAETDPTQAEVVHLIADLHARQGAYRQAISLYERCLQRNPGDRLALFSLSECYFQLGCRDAAMLGYRRVLELDRDFEPAQRRLQELLETVRPG, encoded by the coding sequence ATGCGGCCGATACGCGAAGCCCGCGCGGCGGGCGCGCCCGCGGCTCCATTGCAGCTCCCCCGCGACTGGCCGACGCGGCTAGCCCAGGCCGAGGCGTGTCTCCGGCGCGGCGAGGCGGAGCAGGCGCTCGAAGCGCTCGACGGCGGAGGGGACACCCTCCCGGCCGAGCCGGCGGCCAAGAGCCGCCTTTTCCGTCTGCGCGCCCTGGCCCGGTGGCGGCGCGACGATGCGCTGACGGCCGAGGAAGAAGCCCGGCGGGCGCTGGCCATCGACCCGGAGTCGCTCGATGCCCACTACATCTTGTGCCGCGTCGCCGCCCGGCTGCGCGAGTACGCGGAGGCCGAGGCGGCCGCCGAAAGATACATCGAGGCCTTTCGCCGCGCGTTCCAGGCCGACGGGCGGGGGGACGAGTACACCGGGGACTACCGGTGCCTCTCGCAGGTGCTTGAGATTCAGGGACAGGCGGCGCTCGCGCGCGGCGACCGGGCGGCGGCCACCACCGCTTTCGAACGCGCGATCAAAGCCGATCCCGGCCATCAGGCGCCCTACCTGAGCCTGGCCGAAGCGTACCGCCGGGACGGCCGCCGGGACGAGGCCTGCGCGGCCGTGGAGCGGGGACTCAGGGCCTGCGCCCGGACCGATGAATTGCGGATGCTGGCGGAAACGCTGGTGGCGCGGCCGACCGTGTCGGCCTGCCTGATCGTCCGAAACGAAGAAGAGCTGCTGCCGGGCTGCCTCGCATCGATCCGCGACTGGGTCGACGAGATCATCGTGGTGGACACCGGATCGACCGACCGGACGGCCGCGATCGCGCAGGAGTACGGGGCGAAGGTTTTCCATCAGGCCTGGGAGGGGGATTTCGCGAAACACCGGAATTATTCGCTGGCGCAGGCGACCGGCGACTGGATCCTCGTGATCGACGCCGACGAGCGGTTCAGCGAGGCGGACGTGCCGGCGATCCGCCGGTACCTGGACGATCCGCGGGCGCGGGCGATCGCCGTGAATATCCTGAACGCCGCTGGTGCGCACGGCGAGTTGACGACGTTTCTGCCCTCGGTGCGCCTTTTCCGGCGGGAACTTGGCCTGCGCTACGAGGGGATCGTGCACAACCAGCTCCTGCTGGACCCGGCTGAACCGGTGGTGCGCGCGGCGGCGACCATCGAGCACCTGGGCTACGCCCTGGCGCCGGAGAAGATGCGGGCGAAAGCCGAGCGCACGCTCACGCTGCTCGAGCGACAGCTCCGCGAGGATCCCGACAACGCTTTCGCCCTGTTCAACACCGCGCAGGTGCTTCTGGGTTTGGGGGCGCCGGCGGACGAAGCGACGGCGCAGCGGATAATGGACGCGGCGAGGCGGGCGACGGAACTGACCGACCCGTCCGCTCCGGGCGAACGGCACATTCACCTGATGGCGACTTACCAGAGGGCGCTCGCCTGCTACTTGACCGGGGCCTATGACGAGGCCCGCCAGCAGGCGCTCCGGGCGCTCGCGCTGAAAGACGACTACCTCGATCCGATGCTGCTGCTCGGCCACGTTCACCTGCGCACGGGGGAACCGGAGCAGGCGGAGGAGTCCTACCGTGCCTATCTGGAGGCTCAGGCCGCCTACGATCCGTCCGCCGAGCGGGACGAAATCATCGTCGTGCACCTGCGGAGCCGCCACGCGGCCTGGTACGGGCTGGGGATGGCGGCCGAGGCGCGCGCCGATTACGAGCGGGCCCGGGAGTGCTATGAGCAGGCGGCGGCTGACGGCGGGGACTTTCTCGATGTTCACCTTCGTATGGGCCACCTCCACCTGGCGGCGGGACGGTTGGCGGAGGCGGGGCAATGCTTTGCCCGGCAGCTCGCGGCCGAGCCCCAAATGGCCGCGGCCTTAGTCGGCCAGGCGCTGGTCCTCCGCGAATCCGGACGGGAGCGCGCCGGAGAGCTGCTCATGGCGCGGGCGCTCGAGGTGGCGGGAACCAAAGGAGCGGATCTGGCGGCCCAGGCCGCGCTACTGCTGCGTTACGATGCGCGGGAACAGGCGGCGCGGTTCGCCGTGGCCGCCGCGGCGACCGGCAGTCTGGATCGGGCGGGGCGGCGGGCGGCGGCCGAGATCTGTTTCAAAGCGGGGCAGTACCAACCGGCGGCCGAGCTGTACGAGGCCCTGGCGGCCGAGGGTGAGCCCGACAGCGACCTCTATAATGATCTCGCCGGGTGTTTCTATAAAACCGGGGATCTGGAACAGGCGGAGCACTGGTACGGCCGGGCGCTCGAACTGGCGCCGGAGTCGGCGGCGGTGTTGCGCAATCTCGGGCTGACCCGGGTGCGACAAGGCCGGCCGGCCGAGGCGATTGCCGCACTCGAACGGAGCGCGGAGACCGATCCGACGCAGGCGGAGGTGGTGCATCTGATCGCCGACCTGCACGCCCGGCAAGGCGCCTATCGGCAGGCTATTTCGTTGTACGAGAGATGCTTGCAGCGAAACCCGGGAGACCGGCTGGCACTCTTCAGCCTGTCGGAATGCTATTTTCAGCTGGGCTGCCGCGATGCGGCGATGCTTGGCTACCGCCGGGTGCTCGAACTTGACCGCGACTTCGAGCCGGCCCAGCGGCGGCTGCAGGAGCTGTTGGAAACCGTCAGACCGGGCTGA
- a CDS encoding flagellar assembly protein FliW → MVVQTERFGPIEAPEEKLIRLQKPILGFEGCATFFLVEQDEFRPFLWLQSADRPDLAFIVINPLLVRPDYRIEVHAEEVRDLEITSLRQVETYVIVTVPENPRDISVNLQGPIVINRGNNFAKQLVLVNSSYSVRHRLLPAADEEPVRERETVEV, encoded by the coding sequence ATGGTAGTGCAGACAGAACGCTTTGGTCCGATCGAGGCGCCCGAGGAAAAGCTCATACGTCTGCAGAAACCGATTCTCGGTTTCGAAGGGTGTGCGACGTTTTTCCTGGTCGAGCAGGATGAGTTCCGGCCGTTTCTCTGGCTGCAGTCGGCCGACCGTCCGGACCTCGCTTTCATCGTGATCAACCCCCTCCTGGTGCGCCCGGACTATCGGATCGAAGTGCACGCCGAAGAGGTGAGGGACCTGGAGATTACCTCGCTGCGGCAGGTGGAGACGTACGTGATCGTGACGGTTCCGGAAAACCCGCGGGACATTTCGGTGAACCTGCAGGGTCCGATCGTGATCAACCGGGGCAACAATTTCGCCAAGCAACTGGTGCTCGTGAACTCGAGCTACAGCGTGCGGCACCGGCTGCTGCCGGCGGCCGACGAAGAACCGGTGCGCGAACGCGAGACCGTCGAAGTCTAG
- the flgL gene encoding flagellar hook-associated protein FlgL, which yields MRISTNMLNDRVVFNMQRSLARFLRLETQMSSGRRINQPSDDPVGTQRDLGYRTELAKGEQYRSNIEQAQTWMQSYDTILGDLKDIVSSAKEIAVAMANGVYDDVTRNGAAAEVESLYERILQLATSELEGRQVFSGHRTTTKALTSTATGVVYRGDTGQIDYQIEASARLTVNLIGSEVFLRQLRPVGAEADLDAGVSGGTLVADLHNGAGIDTAPGTFTITDLNLGLTSTIDVSGAATLNDVIAAINAQLAADGITSLTARPGAEGNNLMLDTSETGLISAATALARLNSGNGVDLQPGQIRVTDGAGINEVIDFSGAATVGDIIAAFNAHMSAAGYGGVTMGLNAAGTGLAITDAGAPPLGLRIEEVAPDQTTAANLGLAGTVGSLLVGADLAPTAAFRVAETTGTTATDLGLAGDITGDFAGNDLDPRLQPTTPLASLQHGLGLGEGEIVLRQGERTRTIALDAPGMVTVQDLIDALNGCGLDITAAINAGGRGIQIDNNDSTRSLVVADVGNGRAAKALGVWGGADLMGSMLLLIESLRADDQEGTGRLLQNLDDGIEHLLNQRASVGARDIRLERTHSRLTDLELGFTKLLSEVEDADMTKLVTDLATYENNYQAALMASARIIQPSLLDFLQ from the coding sequence ATGCGAATCTCCACCAACATGCTCAACGACCGCGTGGTCTTCAACATGCAGCGCTCGCTCGCGCGGTTTCTGCGGCTCGAAACCCAGATGTCGTCGGGACGGCGCATCAACCAGCCCTCGGACGACCCCGTCGGAACGCAGCGCGACCTGGGCTACCGGACGGAACTCGCCAAAGGGGAGCAGTACCGGAGCAACATCGAGCAGGCGCAGACGTGGATGCAGTCCTACGACACGATCCTCGGCGACCTCAAGGACATCGTCTCGAGCGCGAAAGAGATCGCGGTCGCGATGGCCAACGGCGTCTACGATGACGTGACGCGGAACGGCGCGGCGGCCGAGGTCGAGTCCCTCTACGAGCGGATTCTCCAGCTGGCCACGAGCGAACTGGAGGGGCGGCAGGTGTTTTCAGGCCACCGCACGACCACCAAGGCACTCACCTCGACCGCAACCGGCGTCGTCTACCGCGGCGACACCGGCCAAATCGACTACCAGATCGAGGCCTCGGCCCGCCTCACCGTCAACCTCATCGGGTCGGAAGTGTTTCTCCGGCAGTTGCGGCCGGTCGGCGCCGAGGCGGACCTCGACGCGGGCGTCTCCGGCGGCACGCTCGTGGCCGATCTGCATAACGGTGCGGGCATCGACACGGCGCCCGGGACATTCACGATTACGGACCTCAACCTCGGCCTCACGTCAACCATCGACGTGTCGGGGGCAGCGACCCTCAATGACGTCATCGCGGCCATCAACGCGCAGCTTGCGGCGGACGGGATCACCAGCCTGACCGCCCGGCCCGGAGCCGAGGGGAACAACCTGATGCTCGACACGAGCGAGACCGGGTTGATTTCGGCGGCCACGGCGCTCGCGCGCCTGAACAGCGGCAACGGGGTCGACCTCCAGCCGGGCCAGATCCGGGTGACCGACGGGGCGGGGATCAACGAGGTGATCGACTTCTCCGGGGCGGCCACGGTCGGCGACATCATCGCCGCCTTCAACGCCCACATGAGCGCGGCCGGTTACGGCGGCGTGACCATGGGCCTCAACGCGGCCGGGACAGGGCTTGCGATCACCGATGCCGGGGCGCCCCCGCTGGGCCTGCGGATCGAGGAAGTCGCGCCCGACCAGACGACGGCAGCCAATCTGGGCCTCGCGGGAACCGTGGGGTCGCTCCTGGTGGGAGCGGACCTGGCGCCGACGGCCGCGTTCCGGGTGGCCGAGACGACCGGGACGACGGCGACCGACCTCGGCCTGGCGGGCGACATTACGGGCGACTTCGCGGGGAACGACCTCGACCCGCGCCTGCAGCCGACGACGCCGCTCGCGTCGCTCCAGCACGGACTGGGGCTGGGCGAGGGGGAGATCGTCCTCCGCCAGGGAGAGCGCACGCGGACGATCGCGCTCGATGCGCCGGGGATGGTGACCGTGCAGGATCTGATCGACGCCCTCAACGGCTGCGGCCTGGATATTACGGCTGCGATCAACGCCGGCGGGCGGGGAATTCAAATCGACAACAACGATTCGACGCGCTCGCTGGTGGTTGCGGACGTCGGAAACGGGCGGGCGGCCAAGGCGCTGGGCGTCTGGGGCGGGGCCGACCTCATGGGCTCGATGCTCCTTCTGATCGAGTCGCTGCGGGCGGACGACCAGGAGGGGACAGGGAGGTTGCTGCAAAATCTGGATGACGGGATCGAGCACCTGCTCAACCAGCGGGCCTCGGTGGGGGCGCGCGATATCCGCCTGGAACGCACCCACAGCCGCCTGACCGACCTGGAGCTCGGGTTCACGAAGCTCCTGTCGGAGGTGGAAGACGCGGACATGACGAAGCTCGTCACGGACCTGGCCACGTACGAGAACAATTACCAAGCCGCACTCATGGCGAGTGCCCGGATTATCCAGCCGAGCCTGTTGGATTTTCTGCAATAA
- the csrA gene encoding carbon storage regulator CsrA, with the protein MLILTRRLGESITIGDSIRVSVLGIHGRQVRIGIDAPNDVVVHREEIYVKIQQENRKASKSIRGDLFGMVNLLKDKITGKEQEKDKPAPIDYRKPSPKRKPGGQTDRSKDES; encoded by the coding sequence GTGCTGATACTCACAAGGAGGTTGGGCGAATCGATCACCATCGGAGACTCCATCCGCGTCTCCGTTCTGGGGATCCACGGCCGCCAGGTCCGCATCGGGATCGATGCGCCGAACGACGTCGTCGTCCACCGCGAGGAAATCTACGTGAAGATCCAGCAGGAAAACCGCAAAGCGTCGAAGTCGATCCGCGGGGATCTCTTCGGCATGGTCAACCTGCTGAAAGACAAGATCACGGGCAAGGAACAGGAGAAGGACAAGCCGGCGCCGATCGATTACCGGAAACCCTCGCCCAAACGGAAACCGGGCGGGCAGACGGACCGGAGTAAGGACGAGAGCTGA
- the flgK gene encoding flagellar hook-associated protein FlgK, with amino-acid sequence MSGLMAGLEIGKRALLSHQVNLQTIGHNIANVNTPGYSRQRVTISSTYPSETAAGLVGTGVTVEDIRHVRDLFLGDQYRQENKTLGQWTYKQKILSQVESLFAEPNDNTLADRLNEFWDSWDDLSKNPNATNREGVIGAARLLTESFHTLARDINKLRDSVDADLATYTSQINQTTGEIAALNRQIVTQEVDGSRASDLRDRRDQLIDELSSLLDVNTIEDANGAVRVMVGAMEIVTGLDTIPIATRILNDNGRMTHELVWRNTAVELKNVNGELKGLLDTRDKIIPGYLQELGALARTLVEQVNAVHRTGYGLDGSTGLNFFDSRYTDAESIRINEDLVAAPHRIAASASGEVGDGSITLAVQNLRNERVMASGTTTINDYYSSLVGQLGVEAHQATSFAENSALLVHQIESARQAVQGVSLDEEMANMVKFQHAYDAAARVITTMDEALDTVISRMGVVGR; translated from the coding sequence ATGTCCGGACTAATGGCGGGACTGGAAATCGGAAAACGGGCGCTGCTGTCGCACCAGGTCAACCTGCAGACAATCGGCCACAACATCGCCAACGTCAATACACCCGGCTACTCGCGGCAGCGGGTCACGATCAGCTCGACCTACCCGTCGGAAACGGCCGCCGGACTGGTCGGGACCGGCGTCACGGTCGAGGATATCCGCCACGTGCGCGACCTGTTCCTCGGCGACCAGTACCGCCAGGAAAACAAGACCCTCGGCCAGTGGACCTACAAGCAGAAAATTCTGAGCCAGGTGGAGTCGCTGTTCGCCGAACCCAACGACAACACCCTGGCCGACCGTCTCAACGAGTTCTGGGATTCCTGGGACGACCTGTCAAAAAACCCCAACGCGACCAACCGGGAAGGGGTGATCGGAGCGGCCCGCCTGCTGACCGAGAGTTTCCACACCCTCGCCCGCGACATCAACAAGCTGCGCGATTCGGTCGACGCCGACCTGGCCACCTACACCAGCCAGATCAACCAGACGACCGGCGAAATCGCCGCCCTCAACCGCCAGATTGTCACGCAGGAAGTGGACGGGTCGCGGGCCAGCGATCTCCGGGACCGCCGCGACCAGTTGATCGACGAGCTCTCTTCGCTGCTCGACGTGAACACGATCGAGGATGCGAACGGAGCGGTGCGGGTGATGGTCGGGGCGATGGAGATCGTGACCGGTCTGGACACGATCCCGATCGCGACGCGGATTCTCAACGACAACGGCCGCATGACCCACGAACTGGTGTGGCGGAATACGGCGGTCGAATTGAAAAATGTGAACGGCGAGCTGAAGGGGCTGTTGGACACCCGCGACAAGATCATCCCCGGTTACCTCCAGGAGCTGGGCGCGCTCGCGCGCACCCTGGTCGAGCAGGTCAACGCGGTGCACCGGACGGGATACGGGCTGGACGGGTCGACCGGGCTGAACTTCTTCGATAGCCGCTACACCGACGCAGAGTCGATCCGGATCAACGAGGATCTGGTCGCCGCGCCGCACCGGATCGCCGCCTCGGCGAGCGGCGAGGTGGGCGACGGGTCAATCACGCTGGCGGTTCAAAACCTCCGCAACGAGCGGGTGATGGCCTCGGGGACCACCACCATCAACGACTACTACAGCAGTCTCGTGGGGCAACTCGGCGTGGAGGCGCACCAGGCGACCTCGTTCGCCGAGAACAGCGCCCTGCTCGTGCACCAAATCGAGAGTGCGCGCCAGGCTGTCCAGGGGGTGTCGCTCGATGAAGAAATGGCCAATATGGTGAAATTCCAGCACGCCTACGACGCGGCGGCCCGCGTCATCACGACCATGGACGAGGCGCTGGACACGGTTATCTCCAGGATGGGGGTAGTCGGACGATAA
- the flgN gene encoding flagellar export chaperone FlgN yields MVDRLIDIIGREAALFERFLLLLERQQRALVANDQEELTRVTDLQRETLAESRRLHEEREGVLADIRRTNAIEGDLTVTRLVAMVDADRADRLAALRGTILDLNERILRLRNQNVLLLNRSREYIRRTMELLSRIASPRAETYAPAGAAGAEARTVALDRRV; encoded by the coding sequence ATGGTGGATAGGCTCATCGACATCATCGGCAGGGAAGCGGCCCTCTTCGAACGCTTTCTCCTTTTGCTCGAGCGGCAACAGCGCGCCCTGGTCGCCAACGACCAGGAAGAACTCACGCGGGTCACCGATCTCCAGCGGGAGACGCTCGCGGAAAGCCGGCGGCTGCACGAGGAGCGGGAAGGCGTGCTCGCCGACATCCGGCGGACGAACGCGATCGAGGGCGACCTGACGGTGACGCGGCTGGTGGCGATGGTCGATGCCGACCGCGCCGACCGCCTCGCCGCGCTCCGGGGCACGATCCTCGACCTCAACGAGCGAATACTCCGGCTCCGGAACCAGAACGTCCTGCTGCTCAACCGGTCGCGCGAGTATATCCGGCGGACCATGGAACTGCTTTCGCGGATTGCGAGCCCCCGGGCGGAAACGTACGCGCCGGCGGGCGCCGCGGGGGCCGAGGCCCGCACGGTCGCCCTGGATCGGAGGGTGTGA
- a CDS encoding lytic transglycosylase domain-containing protein has product MPESAPADAADPIQARFGRWIDEAAEANRLDSALIRAVIAAESGGNPRAVSPAGAKGLMQLMDTTAADMGVKEPFDARENIMSGTKYLRRLIDRFGDLKLALAAYNAGPGTVERHGGVPPYAETRAYVEKVLDSARALAADGGAPDGESKAPGGARR; this is encoded by the coding sequence ATGCCCGAAAGCGCCCCGGCCGACGCGGCCGATCCCATCCAGGCGCGGTTCGGACGGTGGATCGACGAGGCGGCCGAGGCCAACCGGCTCGATTCCGCGCTCATCCGCGCGGTCATCGCCGCCGAGTCGGGCGGGAATCCGCGCGCCGTATCGCCGGCCGGCGCGAAAGGACTGATGCAGCTCATGGATACCACCGCCGCGGACATGGGTGTGAAAGAGCCGTTCGATGCGCGCGAGAACATCATGTCGGGAACCAAATACCTGCGCCGGCTGATCGACCGCTTCGGCGATCTCAAGCTGGCGCTGGCGGCCTACAACGCGGGACCGGGCACGGTCGAGCGGCACGGCGGCGTGCCGCCCTACGCCGAGACCCGGGCCTACGTGGAGAAAGTGCTGGATTCGGCCCGGGCGCTCGCGGCCGACGGGGGGGCTCCGGACGGGGAGTCTAAAGCCCCCGGCGGCGCGCGCCGATAA
- a CDS encoding flagellar basal body P-ring protein FlgI, which translates to MCHRLATPTGLVIALAILLAWATTAEANKVRIKDIADFRNEQQVDLIGYGLVIGLDGTGDGTGTQFTVQSLVNMMQRMGMTVDVEKVKVKNVAAVMVTGRITSSQTEGGLIDVTVSSIGDAKSLQGGTLLMTPLSGLDGTVRAVAQGPVSIGGFNIQVDESNKLYNNYTLVGRVPNGGKVTAPPTPENATEREIYLSLRSPDYTTAHRVAERINIKYGLLAYPVDAGSVRLVVPDSLSHPTARIEFLSDVGQLQVVPDNPARVVINERTGTIVAGEHVTIDAVAIAHGSITVNIESTPVISQPEPFSQGETVVTSDARIQVQDEKARVVELKPAVYLSDVANALNRIGATPRDIIAIFQALKQSGALRAELVIL; encoded by the coding sequence ATGTGCCATCGACTGGCGACGCCGACCGGGCTCGTGATCGCGCTGGCGATTCTCCTCGCCTGGGCGACAACTGCGGAGGCGAACAAGGTCCGCATCAAGGATATCGCCGACTTCCGCAACGAACAGCAGGTCGACCTGATCGGCTACGGACTGGTGATCGGTCTCGACGGAACGGGGGACGGGACCGGGACCCAGTTCACCGTGCAGTCGCTGGTCAATATGATGCAGCGGATGGGAATGACGGTGGACGTCGAGAAGGTCAAGGTCAAGAATGTGGCGGCGGTCATGGTCACCGGGCGGATCACGAGCAGCCAGACGGAGGGCGGGCTGATCGACGTGACCGTGTCGTCGATCGGGGACGCGAAATCGCTGCAGGGGGGGACGCTGCTGATGACCCCGCTGAGCGGACTTGACGGGACGGTGCGGGCGGTGGCCCAGGGGCCGGTGTCGATCGGCGGGTTCAACATTCAGGTCGACGAATCGAACAAGCTCTACAACAACTACACGCTCGTGGGGCGGGTGCCAAACGGCGGCAAGGTCACCGCTCCGCCGACCCCTGAGAACGCCACCGAGCGTGAAATCTACCTCTCTCTGCGAAGCCCCGACTACACCACCGCTCACCGGGTGGCGGAACGGATCAACATCAAGTACGGCCTCCTCGCCTACCCGGTCGATGCCGGGTCGGTGCGACTGGTGGTGCCCGACTCGCTGTCGCACCCGACGGCGCGGATCGAGTTCTTGTCCGACGTCGGCCAGCTCCAGGTGGTGCCGGACAACCCGGCGCGGGTGGTCATCAACGAGCGGACGGGGACCATTGTGGCCGGGGAGCACGTGACGATCGACGCCGTGGCGATCGCCCACGGGTCGATCACGGTCAATATTGAAAGCACGCCCGTGATCTCACAGCCCGAACCCTTCTCGCAGGGGGAGACGGTGGTGACGAGCGACGCGCGGATCCAGGTCCAGGATGAGAAAGCGCGGGTGGTGGAACTCAAGCCGGCGGTGTATCTGTCGGACGTGGCCAACGCCCTCAACCGGATCGGGGCGACCCCGCGCGACATCATCGCCATCTTCCAGGCGCTAAAGCAGTCCGGGGCGCTCCGCGCGGAGCTGGTGATTCTGTAA
- a CDS encoding flagellar basal body L-ring protein FlgH, producing MKLLKALIILLILLLLPYSLKLKGQDFGQSRSLFTDVKANRVGDLLTVLIYENNTAQQNAQTKTEKSTEASTSGGPGVGSLDFIKLFGADAKNESTFDGKGSNSRNGSLRARMSVTVVEVRANGDLVIEGSRTIGINGERETLHLAGVVRQKDVTPQNTVDSYLIGDAEIHYTGKGSLNSGTRPGIFTRIINWLF from the coding sequence ATGAAACTGCTCAAAGCGCTCATCATCCTGTTGATCCTGCTGCTGCTTCCGTACTCGCTGAAGCTCAAGGGGCAGGATTTCGGACAGAGCCGTTCGCTGTTCACGGACGTAAAGGCCAACCGGGTCGGGGACCTGCTCACCGTGCTCATCTACGAGAACAACACGGCGCAGCAGAACGCCCAGACCAAAACCGAGAAGAGCACGGAAGCCTCGACCTCGGGGGGACCGGGGGTCGGGAGCCTCGACTTCATCAAGCTGTTCGGGGCGGACGCGAAAAACGAGAGCACCTTCGACGGCAAGGGATCGAACTCGCGCAACGGGAGTCTCCGAGCGCGCATGTCGGTGACGGTGGTCGAGGTGCGCGCCAACGGCGACCTCGTGATCGAAGGATCGCGGACGATCGGGATCAACGGCGAGCGTGAGACGCTCCACCTCGCCGGGGTGGTGCGCCAGAAGGACGTCACCCCGCAGAACACGGTGGATTCGTACCTCATCGGCGACGCCGAGATCCACTACACGGGGAAGGGGAGCCTGAACAGCGGGACTCGGCCGGGCATTTTCACCCGAATCATCAACTGGCTCTTCTAG
- the flgA gene encoding flagellar basal body P-ring formation protein FlgA — protein sequence MTELIRKIILILLFLAFAAAGGAVPVTQAAIDELVRMYGLDTTMYAIDVDLNRLHTTEVGTIPATAPGAAAEPSRLTLRPLSAKEPLGLFTAEATVEQGGAPVESAMIRFRITKFAQVLVAADRIDMRAPIAPEQVEVRRVDVTTMYEKPLTAVGELAGMRAARMIRKGTVLTTACVEIPPDVESGRTVEIVYRDGQCRIATRGTALQAGRVGEAIKVRNDSSGKVITARVADAGAVTVEP from the coding sequence ATGACCGAGCTGATACGGAAAATCATCCTGATCCTGCTCTTTCTCGCGTTCGCGGCTGCCGGCGGGGCCGTTCCGGTCACGCAGGCGGCGATCGATGAACTGGTGCGCATGTACGGGCTCGACACGACGATGTATGCGATCGACGTGGACCTCAACCGGCTCCACACGACGGAGGTCGGGACCATCCCCGCGACCGCGCCGGGCGCGGCCGCCGAGCCGTCCCGACTGACCCTGCGGCCGCTCTCGGCCAAAGAGCCGCTCGGGCTGTTTACGGCGGAGGCGACCGTGGAGCAGGGCGGGGCGCCGGTCGAGAGCGCGATGATCCGCTTTCGCATCACGAAATTCGCCCAGGTCCTGGTGGCGGCCGACCGCATCGACATGCGCGCGCCGATCGCCCCGGAGCAGGTCGAGGTGCGGCGGGTCGACGTGACGACGATGTACGAAAAGCCGCTCACCGCGGTCGGCGAACTGGCCGGGATGCGGGCGGCCCGCATGATCCGGAAGGGGACGGTGCTGACGACGGCCTGCGTGGAGATCCCGCCGGACGTCGAATCGGGGCGCACGGTGGAGATCGTGTACCGCGACGGTCAGTGCCGGATCGCCACCCGCGGGACGGCGCTGCAGGCGGGGCGGGTCGGGGAGGCCATCAAGGTGAGAAACGATTCATCGGGCAAAGTCATCACGGCCCGCGTCGCCGACGCCGGCGCGGTGACCGTGGAGCCATAG